In a genomic window of Pelodiscus sinensis isolate JC-2024 chromosome 32, ASM4963464v1, whole genome shotgun sequence:
- the LOC142823297 gene encoding uncharacterized protein LOC142823297 isoform X2: MGQRISNTGIIVGSRIFDDGTDDKNIVVLAAPRPSLFLGSSRPGLAADPEQLASWSGPEGTWVLQSQSCRKDSVMLKPGSLYRLPADQEVQCPESTVTETVTLKPGCLCRRPAGGEGGAEQRGEQEPRFRFIFPLPDEATLKAVASVLKSLDNEHPLEELWERVGQSGAKRKAAAELLCRQPRAGEDSWSPEDMELFLDALESAGLCKLFQDEPKVDSDPKTGGK; this comes from the exons ATGGGGCAAA gaATCAGCAACACCGGCATCATCGTCGGCAGCCGCATCTTCGATGACGGCACCGACGACAAGAACATCGTGGTCCTGGCGGCGCCGCGTCCCagct TGTTCCTGGGCTCTTCCCGCCCGGGGCTGGCGGCCGACCCGGAGCAACTCGCGTCTTGGAGCGGCCCAGAGGGGACGTGGGTCCTGCAGTCCCAGTCCTGCAGGAAAGATTCGG tgaTGCTCAAGCCGGGATCCCTGTACCGGCTGCCTGCGGATCAAGAGGTCCAGTGCCCCGAGAGCACCGTGACGGAGACGG TGACGCTCAAGCCGGGCTGTCTGTGCCGgcggcctgctggtggggagggcggagcggagcagcgcggggagcaggaaCCCCGGTTCCGGTTCATCTTCCCGCTGCCGGACGAGGCCACCCTGAAGGCTGTCGCCTCGGTCCTGAAGTCCCTGGACAACGAGCACCCCCTGGAGGAGCTGTGGGAGCGGGTCGGCCAGAGCGGGG CCAAACGCAAGGCCGCGGCAGAGCTCCTGTGCAGGCAGCCTAGAGCCGGGGAGGACAGCTGGTCACCTGAAGACATGGAGCTCTTCCTGGATGCTCTGGAGAGCGCAG GGCTCTGCAAACTCTTCCAGGACGAGCCCAAAGTGGACAGTGACCCAAAGACCGGGG GGAAGTAG
- the LOC142823297 gene encoding uncharacterized protein LOC142823297 isoform X3, whose product MGVSPAALLTPRLSAVFLGSSRPGLAADPEQLASWSGPEGTWVLQSQSCRKDSVMLKPGSLYRLPADQEVQCPESTVTETVTLKPGCLCRRPAGGEGGAEQRGEQEPRFRFIFPLPDEATLKAVASVLKSLDNEHPLEELWERVGQSGAKRKAAAELLCRQPRAGEDSWSPEDMELFLDALESAGLCKLFQDEPKVDSDPKTGGKPLSQSGGK is encoded by the exons atggGGGTGTCTCCGGCGGCGCTGCTGACTCCCCGGCTCTCCGCAGTGTTCCTGGGCTCTTCCCGCCCGGGGCTGGCGGCCGACCCGGAGCAACTCGCGTCTTGGAGCGGCCCAGAGGGGACGTGGGTCCTGCAGTCCCAGTCCTGCAGGAAAGATTCGG tgaTGCTCAAGCCGGGATCCCTGTACCGGCTGCCTGCGGATCAAGAGGTCCAGTGCCCCGAGAGCACCGTGACGGAGACGG TGACGCTCAAGCCGGGCTGTCTGTGCCGgcggcctgctggtggggagggcggagcggagcagcgcggggagcaggaaCCCCGGTTCCGGTTCATCTTCCCGCTGCCGGACGAGGCCACCCTGAAGGCTGTCGCCTCGGTCCTGAAGTCCCTGGACAACGAGCACCCCCTGGAGGAGCTGTGGGAGCGGGTCGGCCAGAGCGGGG CCAAACGCAAGGCCGCGGCAGAGCTCCTGTGCAGGCAGCCTAGAGCCGGGGAGGACAGCTGGTCACCTGAAGACATGGAGCTCTTCCTGGATGCTCTGGAGAGCGCAG GGCTCTGCAAACTCTTCCAGGACGAGCCCAAAGTGGACAGTGACCCAAAGACCGGGGGTAAGCCCCTCAGCCAGAGCgggg GGAAGTAG
- the LOC142823297 gene encoding uncharacterized protein LOC142823297 isoform X1: protein MGQRISNTGIIVGSRIFDDGTDDKNIVVLAAPRPSLFLGSSRPGLAADPEQLASWSGPEGTWVLQSQSCRKDSVMLKPGSLYRLPADQEVQCPESTVTETVTLKPGCLCRRPAGGEGGAEQRGEQEPRFRFIFPLPDEATLKAVASVLKSLDNEHPLEELWERVGQSGAKRKAAAELLCRQPRAGEDSWSPEDMELFLDALESAGLCKLFQDEPKVDSDPKTGGKPLSQSGGK from the exons ATGGGGCAAA gaATCAGCAACACCGGCATCATCGTCGGCAGCCGCATCTTCGATGACGGCACCGACGACAAGAACATCGTGGTCCTGGCGGCGCCGCGTCCCagct TGTTCCTGGGCTCTTCCCGCCCGGGGCTGGCGGCCGACCCGGAGCAACTCGCGTCTTGGAGCGGCCCAGAGGGGACGTGGGTCCTGCAGTCCCAGTCCTGCAGGAAAGATTCGG tgaTGCTCAAGCCGGGATCCCTGTACCGGCTGCCTGCGGATCAAGAGGTCCAGTGCCCCGAGAGCACCGTGACGGAGACGG TGACGCTCAAGCCGGGCTGTCTGTGCCGgcggcctgctggtggggagggcggagcggagcagcgcggggagcaggaaCCCCGGTTCCGGTTCATCTTCCCGCTGCCGGACGAGGCCACCCTGAAGGCTGTCGCCTCGGTCCTGAAGTCCCTGGACAACGAGCACCCCCTGGAGGAGCTGTGGGAGCGGGTCGGCCAGAGCGGGG CCAAACGCAAGGCCGCGGCAGAGCTCCTGTGCAGGCAGCCTAGAGCCGGGGAGGACAGCTGGTCACCTGAAGACATGGAGCTCTTCCTGGATGCTCTGGAGAGCGCAG GGCTCTGCAAACTCTTCCAGGACGAGCCCAAAGTGGACAGTGACCCAAAGACCGGGGGTAAGCCCCTCAGCCAGAGCgggg GGAAGTAG